GCGCTCTTCCAGCGCGCCGTCGACCCGGGCCACCTGGTGCAGGTCCGCATGCTGGTGGGCGGGCTGGCGCTCGTCCCGCTCGCGCTGGCGCGGGGCGTGGCCCCCGGCGCGTTCGCGCCGCGGCGGCTGCCCGCGCTGGCGCTCTACGCGCTGTTGCTGGCCGCCGTCCAGCTCACCTACTTCCAGGCGATCGCCGCCGCCGGCGTGGCGGTCGCCATCTTCCTCCAGTACACGGCGCCGCTCCTGGTGGCCGCCTTCGAGGCGGTCCGGGCGCGGCGCCTCCCCTCCCCGCTGGTGGCGGCGGCGCTCGCGACCGCCAGCGCCGGCTCGGCGCTCCTGGTGCTGCCGGGCGGCGGGGTCCGGGTCCCGGCGGCCGGCCTGGCCTGGGGGCTCGGGGCGGCGTTCGCGTTCGCGAGCGCGACGGTCACCGCGGGCGAGCTGCGCCGGGGCGGGCTGGGCGCCATCCCGCTCCTCGCGGTCGGGCTCACGCTCGGCTCGCTCGTCTTCGTGCCGGTGCGCACCCCGTGGCAGGCGCTCGCCAGCATCCCGCCGGCCGACGTGCCGTACTTCCTGTACGTGGCGCTGCTCGCGAGCGCCCTGCCGTTCACGCTCTACGCGGCGGCCCTGGCGGTGCTGCCCGGCAGCGTCGCCATGCTGCTCGCGATGCTGGAGCCGGTGCTCGCGGCGGCGCTCGCCTGGGTCGCGCTCGGCGAGGCGCTCTCGCCGCTGCAGCTCGCCGGCGGCGCGCTCATCCTCGGCGCCATCGCCCTCGCCGCGCGCGTCAAATGAAGAGGGCCGGCGCGAGCCGGCCCTCCGCGCTGCGTCGAGGTGGCGCCCCTCAGGCGGCCTTGGCCGCCTTCTGGTGGCACTTGCACTCGCCCTTCGGGCAGGCGCAGTCCTTCCCCTTCGCGCACTCGCAGCCCTTCTTCTCGGGCTCGGCAGCCGAGTACTTGGGGGCGCCACAGTTCGCGCACTTGCACTGGCCCTTGGGGCAGGTGCAGCCCTTGCCGCCCTTCGTGCACTCGCACTTGACGGTCCCCTCGGCCTTCTTCTCCGGGGCCGCCGCGGCGGGCTTCGGCGCAGGCGCCGCGTCGGGGGTCGCCTGGGGCTTCGCGCCCTTCTCGGCGGCGGCCTTCTTGGCGCAGTCGCAGTCCTTGCCGCAGGCGTAGGCGGGGGTGCCGGCGGTCAGCGCGAACGCGCTCGCGGCGGCCAGCGCGGCGCTCAGCAGGAATCGCTTCGTCATGGCGTGCTCCTTCGGCAGAGGGTCTCGATCAGGTGGACGAGCCTAGGAGGAGCTCCCGGACCCGTCAAGCGTCTGCCAGCCCGCCCGGGGTCACGCCCGGGCGCGCCGGGGGCGCCGGGGGCGCCGCGCGCGGCGCCCATTCCGTTGAGGCACCGAAGGTTGGCGTGTAGATTCCGCGCTGAATGCAAAACCTCGATCCGGACGCCCTGCTCGCGATGCTCCGCGACCCGAACCGGGAGACGCAGGAGATCGCGGCCAGCGCGGGCGTCCCCCGGGACGAGGCGGGCCGCGCCGCGCGCCTCGCCCTCGGCCTCGGCAAGGCCAAGCCGGAGGAGATCCTGAGCCTCCCCCCGCCGCTCGCGCTGGCGCTCCTCCGCGCCGCCGCGACCGCCGGGCGCGCCGACGTGCTGGCCGCGGCCGCCGCCCACCCTCACAAGGACCTCGCCAAGGAGGGCAAGCGCGCCCTCTACGTCCTCAAGATGCGCGGCGTCGCCGTCCCGGAGGCGCCGCGCCCCGCGGCCCCGCCGCCCGCGCCGGCGGTCGAGCCGCCGGTGCCGTGCTTCGCCTCCACCGTCGACGGCCACGGCGAGCGCGCGGTCTGGATCGGCCGCGCGGTGCCGGGCAAGGGCATCGAGGTGGGGCAGGCCGTCCTCTCCGACGAGAAGGGGCTGGTCGAGCTCCACCTCGCGCTCCTCGGCCGCAAGGAGTACCGGCAGTTCGCGAAGGACATCGTCGAGCGCGGGCGCAGCATGGGCGTGGCGGAGACCGAGCGGGAGCAGGCGAAGGGCCTCGTCGCCGCGGCCCGCCGGCTCAACGACCCGGTCGCGCACCCGCCGCCCCCGGGGGCGGACGCGTGGCTGGCGCGGCTCGGGCCGGCGGAGCTCCCGCCCGACCCGGCCGAGCGGTTCCCCGCGCTGCCCGAGGAGGAGGAGCGGGCCGCGGTCGAGGCCTCGGGCCGGCTCCACGAGCTCCCGCTCCTGCGCGGCTGGCTCGCCGACGAGGAGGCGCTGCGCAGCCTCGCGCGCAAGCTCGACGAGATCGCCGTCTCGGCGCTCTACCTCGACGAGCGGCAGCGCGCCGACGCCGCGGCGAGCGCGCTGGCCGAGGCGGTGGCCGCGCTCTTCGACCCGCCCCGGCGCGCGCGCTGGTCCTCGCGCCTCTTCGCGGTGGCCGACCACCTGCAGCGCGCCGGCGACCCGGTGCACGCCGGCCTGGCGGCGGCCGCCGCCCGCGCGCTGCGCGGCGGCGCCCCGCCCGACCGCATCCCGTTCGCGCGGCTGCTCGTCGAGAAGGCCTTCCCGCCCGGCAGCGCCGCCCCGCGGCCGCCCCAGCCCACGCCCGCGCCCGGCGCCGCCGGCCCCGGCTCGCTCATCGTCCCGCCCTGACATGCCCGACCACCGGAACCCCAAGCCCACCGTCGACGTCGTCATCCTCCTCCCCGACGGGCGCGTCGTGCTCGTGGAGCGCAGGAACCCGCCCGCCGGATGGGCGCTGCCCGGGGGCTTCGTCGACGAGGGCGAGGCGCTGGCGGCGGCCGCGGTGCGGGAGGCGCGCGAGGAGACCGGGCTCGAGGTCACCCTGGTCGAGCAGCTCCACACCTACTCCGACCCGCGCCGCGATCCGCGCCACCACACCATCAGCACCGTCTTCCTGGGGCGCGCGGCCGGCGCGCCGAAGGGCGGCGACGACGCGCTCCGCGCCGAGGCGTTCGCCTGGAGCGCGCTCCCGGCGCCGCTCGCCTTCGACCACGCCGAGATCCTGGCGGACGCCCGGCGCTACCTGCTCACCGGCGCGCGGAGGCGGCTGTGAGCGCGCCCGCGGCCGCGGCGCCGCTGGGGCCGGTCGAGCGCGCCGCGCTGCTCGGGGTGGCGCGCGCCGCCGTGCGGGCGCGCCTCGGGCTGGGCGGAGCGCCGGCGCTCCCCGCCGAGGGTCCCCTGGCGGCGCCCGGCGGCGCCTTCGTGACGCTGCGGGTGCGCGGCGAGCTGCGCGGCTGCCTCGGCTCGTTCGCCCCGCGGGGCTCGCTGGCCGCGACGGTCGCGGCCCTGGCGGCCGGCGCCGCCACCGAGGACCCGCGCTTCCCGCCGCTCCGGCCCGAGGAGCTCGACGACCTCGACCTGCACGTGTCGATCGTGGCGCCGCGCCGGCCGATGCGCGATCCGTCCGAGCTGGCGCTCGGGCGCGACGGCGTGGTGGTCGAGCTCGGCTGGCACCGCGGCGCGCTCCTGCCGCAGGTGGCGGTGGAGGAGGGCTGGGACGCGAAGACCTTCCTCGAGCGGACCTGCCTCAAGGCGGGCCTCCCGCCGGGCGCCTGGCGCGATCCGCAGGCCAAGGTCGAGCTCTTCGCGGCCGAGGAGGTCGGGCCCGAGCGGCTTGACCCCGCCCGGCCGGGCATGTGAAGGGGTTCGGATGGCTCACGTCTTCGGTGCGTCCGCGAGCTTCGCGGTGGTGGCGCTGCTGGTCGTCGTCGCCTTCGGCGCGCTCGTCATCATCCACGAGCTGGGGCACTTCGCCGCCGCGCGGCTCTGCCGCATGCGCGTCGAGCGCTTCAGCGTCGGCTTCGGGCCGGTGCTCCTCAGGCGGCGCCAGGGCGAGACCGAGTGGGCGCTCTCGGCGGTGCCGTTCGGCGGCTACGTCAAGATCGCGGGGATGGGCCCGGGCGAGGAGATCGCGCCGGACGACCGAGCCGCGTACGCGAACCAGCCCGCCTGGCGGCGGTTCCTCGTCATCCTGGCCGGGCCGGCCATGAACTACCTGTTCGCGGTGCTCCTGGCGGCCGCGATGCTCGCCAGCCTCGGCTTCCGCGAGCCGGACCCGGCCCCGGTGATCGGCGAGATCGTGGCCGGCGGCGCCGCCGCGCGCGCGGGGCTCCAGGCCGGCGACCGCGTGCGCTCGGTGGACGGCCGATCGATCGAGACCTGGAAGGCGCTGGTGGAGGAGGTGGTGGCGCACCCCGGCCGCGAGGCGCGGCTCTCCGTGGAGCGCGGCGGCGCGACGGTGGAGCTCGTCGCGACCCCGGAGGACAAGGGCGGCGCCGGGCGGCTCGGCATCGGCCAGGCGGCCCGGGTCACGCGGGCCTCTCCGGCCGAGGCCGTCGCGGGCGGCCTGCGGGTCACCAACGAGCGGGCGGGCGAGATCCTGGCCGGCCTGGGTCAGATGGTGACCGGCCGCCAGCGCGCCGAGCTGCGCGGGCCGGTGGGCATCGCCCAGGAGATGGCGAAGAGCGCCCGCGCCGGCGCCGCCCCCTTCATCAGCATCGTCTGGTTCATCTCCATCGCGCTCGGGCTCTTCAACCTGCTCCCCTTGCCAGCGCTCGACGGGGGCCGGCTGGTGTTCCTGGTCTACGAGATCGTCACGCGGCGGCGCGTGAACCAGCGCGTCGAGAACGTGGTCCACCTCGCCGGCTTCGTGGCGTTGTTCGGGCTCCTGCTGGCGGTGACGGTGTTCGGCGACCTGGCGCGGATCTTCCGGTAATTGACTTACAGTAACCCACCCTCGATCGCACCAGGGGTGATCCCTCCGCGCGGCCGCGTGGTATCCTTCCGGGGTCGTCTCCTCGCGGGGGGATCCGCCGATGGGCATCTACCGCTGCGCCGCCTGCGGCGCGGTGAACCGGAGCGCCGCCGGCGCCGGGGCGCGGTGCGAGCGCTGCCGCGCGGCCCTCGACACGAGCGGCGCGCCCCAGCACGTCGACGCGGCGGCCCTGGTGACGCTCATCGCCTCCTCTCCGGCCCCGGTCCTGGTCGACTTCGCGGCGCCGGGCGCGCGCGCCTCCTGCCTGGCCGAGGTGGCGAGCGCGCGCGCGGGCGAGCTGGTGTGCCTGCGCGTGGACACGGCGGGCGAGCCGGCGGCCACGGCGGCGTACCGCGTCCGCCAGGCGCCGACGGTGGTGCTCTTCGCGCGGGGGGCCGAGGTGGCCCGGTTCGCGCCGACGGCGCCGGAGGCGGCCGGCCAGGTGTCGCGCTGGGTGGCGCAGGCCACCCGGGCGTGAGGCGCCGCGAGGTGGCCTCGCCGCGCCCCCGACCCGGGGCGGCGGCGCCGAAGGCGTGTTAAGGAGTGCGGCGTGCCCCTGACCGTCCTCTACTTCGCCGGCGCGCGTGAGGCCGCCGGGCTGGCTCGCGAGGCGCTGGACCTCCCCGCGGGCACCGTCGCCGACCTGCGCCGGGCGCTCACGGCGCGCCATCCGGCGCTCGCGCGCGTCCTGCCGCGCTGCCGGCTGGCCGTCAATCAGGAGATGGCGTCCGATGCCGAGCCGGTGCCGGACGGCGCCGAGGTCGCGGTCATCCCGCCGGTGTCGGGCGGAGCGCCGCGCTGCCGGGTGGTGGAGCGTCCGCTCGCGCTCGACGAGGCGGTGGAGGCGGTCCGCGGCCCCGGCCGCGGCGCGGTGGTGACCTTCGAGGGCGACGTGCGGGGCGAGACGCAGGGCCGCCCGGTGGTGCGGCTCGAGTACGAGGCCTACCTGCCCATGGCGGAGCGGACGCTGCAGCGGGTGGCGGACGAGGTCGAGCGGGAGCACGGCGCCGCGGTCGCCATCGTCCACCGGGTCGGCCACCTCGGGCCGGGCGAGGCGGCGGTGGTCATCGCCTGCGCCGCGCCGCACCGCACCCCGGCGTTCCGGGCCTGCGAGGCCGCCATCGAGCGGCTCAAGCACGAGGTGCCGATCTGGAAGCGCGAGGTGTTCTCGGACGGCAGCGTGTGGGTGGGCCTCGGACCTTGAGCGAATGGGCCGCACCCACGCCCGGGCTTCGCGGGGCGGGGGTGCTATCCTCCGGGCGCACCGCGGGGAGCGTGGGATGAAGGTCCTCATCGCCGACGACGATCAGACCATCCGGGCGCTCCTGGGCGACATGCTGGTCGACCTCGGCCACGCGGTGGTGGCCGCGGCCAACGGCGCCGAGGCCGTCGAGCTGGCCGTGCGCGAGCAGCCGGACGCGGCCATCCTCGACTTCCTCATGCCGAAGCTGTCGGGCCTCGACGCGCTCAAGGCGATGCGCGAGCGGGGGCTCGCGATGCCGGTGGTGCTGCTGACGGCCATCAGCGACAGCTCGATCCGCGAGCTGGAGGACGTCCAGTCGCCCGCGATCATCCTGGAGAAGCCCTTCCGGCGGCGCGACATCGCCAGGGCCCTCGAGCGGGCGACCCGCCCCTGACCCGGATGCGGCTCTTCCGCTCGACCCTCCTGCTCATGCTGGCGGCCGCGGTGGTGCCGTCGGTCGTGCTGGGCTTCGTCCTGCTGCGCGAGGCGCACGCGACGGTCACCCTCCGGGCGGCGGCGCTCGGGCTCGCGGCCGCGCTGGCGGTGGCGCTCCCGCTCTCCGCCTGGTTCGCGCGGCGGCTGGCGCGCCCGGTCTCGGAGTGCGTGCGCGGCGCCCTCGACATCGCGCGCGGGCGCTTCGGCCGCCAGGTGACGGTCACCGTCCGCAACGAGATCGGCGAGCTCGCGTACACCTTCAACCACATGTCGCGCGAGCTCGCGAGCTACGACCGCGAGAACCGGGCGCTCATCGCCGCGCTGGAGGCGGGGTACCTCGCCACGCTGCGCAGCCTCGCCTCCGCCATCGACGCCAAGGACCCCTCGACGCGCGGCCACAGCGACCGGGTGGCGGAGCTGGCGGTCGAGGTGGGCCGGGAGCTCCGTCTCGACGAGCCCGCGCTGAAGGCGCTCGCCTACGGCGGGCTCCTCCACGACGTGGGGAAGATCGGGATCCCGGAGGCCATCCTCCACAAGGCCGGCCAGCTGGCGCCCGCGGAGCAGGAGCTGATGCGCGCGCACCCGGCCATCGGCGCGGAGATCCTGCGCGGCGTGGCGTTCCTCGAGGCGGCGGCGCCGGCGGTGCGCAACCACCACGAGCGGTGGGACGGCGGCGGCTACCCCGACCGCCTGGCCGGCGAGGCCATCCCGCTCGTCGCGCGCATCGTGAACGCGGTGGACACCTTCGACGCCTGCACCTCCGTCCGCCCCTACCAGCAGGCGCTGCCCGGCGCGGCGGCGGTGGCGGTGCTGGAGCGGCTGCGCGGCAGCCAGATCGACCCGGCGGTGTGCGACGCGCTCGTACGCGTCGTGCAAAGGCGGGCGGGGGCGGCGCGCGACGCGGCGCTTGCCACCGCCCACGTGTGATCTACAGTCGCGCTCATGCGCCGACTGGCCCTGCTCGCCGCCCTCGCCGCCGCCGCCAGCGCGCGCGCCGACGACCCCACGCGCCGCGGCTTCGACGCGGACCCCTCCCGCCCGGCCGCGCTGGCCGACGGCGCCTTCGCCGTCGAGACCGCCGCCCCCGCGCCGGCCGGCGCCGCGCACGCCGAGCTGCTCGTGGACTGGGTCCACGGCCTGCTCGCCGCCAAGCAGGGCGACGCGCGGCTCGGGGATCTGCTCGCCGATCGCGTCGCGCTGCACGCGCTCGGGAGCTGGTCGCTGGGCGCCGTCGAGCTCGGGGCCGACCTGCCCTTCGCCGCCTGGCAGCGCTCCCACCTCGACCTGCTCACCTCCCGCGGCGTGACCGGGCCACTCGTCGATCCGATCGCGGCCACCGCCTTCGGCGACCTGCGGCTGCTCGCCAAGGCGCCGCTGCCCCGCGTCCTGCCGCTCGACCTGGCGGCGCTGGTCGACCTCCGGCTCCCGACCGGCGACGGCCGCGCCTTCCTCTCCGACGGCCTCGCGGTGAACCCGCAGCTCCTGGCGGGCCGCGCCCTGGGCCCGGTCAGGCTCGACGCCTCGGTGGGCTACCTGTTCCGCAAGAGCGGGCAGTACCTGCAGCTCGTGGCGAGCGACGGGATCACCTACGGGCTCGGCGCCTCCACGGCGCTGCCGCCGCTCGGGCGGCTCACCTCGTGGCGCGCGGTGGCGGACCTCTCCGGCCAGCTCCCGCGCGCGCTCGACCTGTCGAGCGACCGCGCCCGGGCGCCGCTCTCGGTCCGCGCCGGCGTGCGCGCCCGGGTCTGGCGCGACTTCGCGGTCGACGTCGGCGCCGGCACCGGCCTCGCCTGGTTCGGCGACGCCGGCTACGGGCGCGAGTCGTTCCGGGTCTTCGCCGGGCTGCGCTGGGAGCGCCTCGCCGCCGCGGAGCGCGAAGGCGCCGGCCGCCCGGGCGACCGGGACGGCGACGGCGTGCCCGACGCGGAGGATCGCTGCCCCGACCAGCCCGGCCCGGCCGAGCTGGAGGGCTGCCCGGACCGCGACGGCGACGGCGTGCCCGACCTCGACGATCGCTGCCCCGACCAGCCGGGCCCGGCCCAGAGCGACGGCTGCCCGCCGGCCGCCGGCGCCCCGCTGGTCGAGGTCGAGGTCGAGCGCAGCCGGATCGCGCTCCGCGACGCCATCACCTTCGAGACCGGCCGGGACACGCTCCGGCGCGAGTCCTTCCCCATCCTCGACGAGGTGGCCCGCGCGCTGCTGGCGCACCCCGAGCTGCGCCGCGTGCGTGTGGACGGCCACACCGACAACGTGGGCGGCCGCGCCTACAACCAGGACCTCTCGGCCCGCCGGGCGCGCGCGGTCGTGCGCGCGCTCGTCGAGCGGGGCGTCGCCGCGGGCCGCCTCGGCTCCCAGGGGTTCGGGTTCGAGCGGCCGCTCGCCTCCAACGCGACCGCGCTGGGCCGAGCCAAGAACCGCCGCGTCGAGTTCACCATCCTCGAGGCGGGCGCGCCCGGCGCGGCCCAGCCCGACGGCGAGCGCGAGAGGCGGGGCCCGTGATCCGCCTCGCGGTCTTCGACCTCGACGGCACCCTGGTCGACTCCCGGCTCGACCTCTGCCTGGCGGTGAACCACGCGCTGCGGGCGCTCGGGCTCCCCGAGCGCTCGCTGGAGGAGGTGTCGAGCTTCGTCGGCGAGGGCGCGGCGCTGCTGGTGGAGCGCGCGGTGGCGCCCCGGGTCGAGCTGCGCGAGGCGGCGCTCGCCGCCTGGTGGGAGCACTACCAGGTGCACCTCCTCGACCACACGGTGCTCTACCCCGGGCTGCGCGAGCTCCTGGCCGCGCTCCCCTTCCCGCTGGCCGTGCACACCAACAAGCCCGGGCGGCTCGCGCGCCGGATCCTGGAGGGGCTCGGGGTGGCGGAGCGGTTCGTCGAGGTGCTGGGCGGCGACGAGGCGCCGCGCAAGCCGTCGCCCGAGGGGACGCGCGCCCTGCTCGCGCGCCGGGGCGTCGCGCCGGCGGAGGCGGTGCTGGTGGGGGACAGCCTGGTCGACCTCGCCCTGGCCCGCGCCGTCCCGCTGCGCTTCGTGGCGGTGGGCTGGGGGCTCGTGGCGCCGGAGCGCCTCGCGGCCGCCGGGGCGCCCTCGCCGGCCCGCAGCGCGGCGGAGCTGGCGGCGGCGCTCGGAGCCGCGTGAAAGCCGCTCGCGCCGGCCCGGCCGCCCTCGCTACCATGCCCCCCGCCATGACCCTCGAGGCGCGCGTGCAGGCGCTGGTGGCCGAAGGCCGGGCCCGGGACGCGACCGCGCTCGCCCTCCGCGAGCTCGGCCCGCAGGTGCTCGCCTACCTCGTCTCCCTGCTCCGGAACGACGGGGACGCGCGGGAGGTGTTCGCGCAGTTCGCCGAGGACCTGTGGAAGGGGCTGCCCGGGTTCCGCGGCGACGCCTCCCTGCGCGGCTGGGCCTACCGCATCGCCTGGCACGCCAGCGCCCGCTGGGCGCGCGACCCCTACCGGCAGCGCGGGCGCCGCCTGGAGACGCGCGAGGCGTCGGCGCTCGCGGCCGAGGTCCTCACCACCCTCGGCGACGAGGCGCGGCGCGCCGACCGCATGTCCGCGCTGCGCGCGCGGCTCGCCCCCGAGGAGCAGACGCTGCTCATCCTGCGGGTCGACCGCGACCTGCCGTGGCGCGAGGTGGCGCTGGTGCTGGCCGAGGACGGGCGCCCCGCGCCGAGCGAGGCCGCCCTGCGCAAGCGGTTCGAGCGGCTCAAGGAGAAGCTGGGGAGGGCCGCGCGCGACGAGGGGCTGATGGACTGACCGCGCCCGGGCGGCCGCGCTTTCCGAAAACTGGCCGGCGCCCGCGGGCGGTGGCACGCTCGCGGCATGCTGAGGGTGCTCTTCGGGCTCTTCCTGTGCGCCGCGCTCGCGGCGGCCGCCGCCTTCGTCCCGGTGCGCGGGCGCACGGTCCTCGATCGCTGGCGCGCCGCGCCGGACGCCTCGACCTTCGCCGACCGCTCCCTGGCGGAGGCGAAGGTGGCGATGGGGCTCGCGCCGGAGCCGCCGCGCCCGGCGGCGCGGCCGAGGCCCCCCCGGGCCTCCCGGCCGGTGGCGCGCGCGGCGCGGCCCGCGGTGCCCACCGAGCACCACACCGAGGCGGACCGCGCCGCCCTCGACCGCGTCGTCGCCGAGCGGGCGGCGCGGTAGCGCCAGCCAGGTCCCGCGCCTTGTGGACGCCCGCGGCCGCGCTCACCTTGAGCGGCGGGGGTGCGGGAGATGCGGCGTCCGGGCGGCATCGGGTTCACGGCGGCTGCGGCGGCTCTCCTCCTCGCCGGGCGCACGGCCGCCGCCCCGCCCGCTCCTCCGCCGGAGGTCGCGGGCCGCGCGCTGCCCGAGCTGACGCGGCTGGCCCAGGCGGCGCTGCCGGCGGTGGTCGGCATCGTGACGGTCCAGGGCGAGCGCGACCCCGCGCCCGGCGATCCGCTCAAGGACGTCTTCGACCACTTCCGCGGCGACGCCCCGCGCCGGGGGCTCGCCAGCGGCTTCGTCATCGACCCCTCGGGCCTCATCCTCACCAACGCCCACGTGGTCGAGGGCGCCGCGCGCGTCGAGGTCGAGGTGGGCGAGGACGGGGAGCGGCTCCCCGGGCGCGTGGTGGGGAAGGACCCCGCCAGCGACGTGGCGCTCGTCGAGGTGTCGGCCGGGCGGGCGCTCCCCGCGCTGCCCCTGGGCGACTCGGATCGGCTCCAGATCGCGGAGTGGCTGATGGTGGTGGGCAACCCCTTCGGCCTGGCCCACACCGTCACCGTCGGGATCGTGAGCCACACCGGCCGCTCCGACGTCGTCCCCTCGGGACGTGACGGCTACTACGACTTCATCCAGACCGACGCGTCGATCAACCCGGGCAACTCGGGCGGGCCGCTGCTCAACCTGCGGGGCGAGGTGGTCGGCATCGCGACCGCCATCAACGCGAGCGGCCAGGGCATCGGGTTCGCCGTCCCCATCAACATGGCGAAGGAGATCCTGGCGCAGCTCCGCGACCACGGCCGGGTGGTGCGGAGCTGGCTCGGGGTCTCGGTGCGCGAGCTCCGGCCGGCGGCGGGCCGCGCCGCGCGCCCGCGCGAGGTGGTGGTGACCGGGGTCGTGACCGGCGGGCCGGCGGCCGCGAGCGGCCTGAAGGTCGGGGACGTCATCACCGGGTTCGAGGGGCGCAGCGTGGCCACCGCTGCCCGCCTGCGCTGGTACGTCGCCACCGCCGGCGTGGGGCGCAGCGTGGCGCTGCAGGTCCGCCGGGGCCCCGACGAGCGCTCGCTGCACGTCGAGCTGGGGCCGCTGCCGGACGCCGCCGAGGACGGCGCGGTCACCGGGACGGGGTCGGCCTCGGGCGCGCTCGACGAGTAGCCGGCCCCCCGGCGCACGCACGGCTTGCGCTCCTCGCCGAGGTCGGGTTATCTAGCGACCCCCGCGCCCGTTCTCCGGGCGCGGTCGCCTTTTCGAGAGAGCCATGGCCGAGACTGCGAAGACCAAGAAGACGGCGCCGGCGCCCAAGGGTGGCGGCAAGAAGAGCTGCCAGATCGAGGGCTGCAAGCGCGGCTACCGCGCGAAGGGGCTCTGCTTCTTCCACTACAAGAAGTGGCGCCGCGGGGAGCTCGAGAAGAAGCCCGGCCTCGGCGCGCCGCGCTACGAGACCTGCGGCAAGGAAGCCTGCAAGAAGAAGGTCGCCGCCCACGGCCTGTGCCAGGAGCACTTCGACGCCTGGAAGGCGAGCCGGAAGAGCGCCAAGCTCTCCGCCGCCCCCGCGGCCGAAGCCCCGGCCGCGAGCTGAGCGAGCGCGGGGCTCGTCCCCCGCCGTGCCGCTCACCCCAGCTTCAGCTTTCGCTCGAGCGCCCTCGCCGCCGCGAGGAGCAGCTCGATCTCGCGCTGCGTCGGCTCCGCGCGCGCGAGCAGGCGGCGCCACTCGGCCAGGATGTGCTCGGGGTTCTGCGGGTTCAG
The Anaeromyxobacter diazotrophicus genome window above contains:
- a CDS encoding DMT family transporter; this encodes MAGAAKAVAAPAAGSPRPARRTAAVLQVLTAAALWGVNGVVARALFQRAVDPGHLVQVRMLVGGLALVPLALARGVAPGAFAPRRLPALALYALLLAAVQLTYFQAIAAAGVAVAIFLQYTAPLLVAAFEAVRARRLPSPLVAAALATASAGSALLVLPGGGVRVPAAGLAWGLGAAFAFASATVTAGELRRGGLGAIPLLAVGLTLGSLVFVPVRTPWQALASIPPADVPYFLYVALLASALPFTLYAAALAVLPGSVAMLLAMLEPVLAAALAWVALGEALSPLQLAGGALILGAIALAARVK
- a CDS encoding NUDIX domain-containing protein, with translation MPDHRNPKPTVDVVILLPDGRVVLVERRNPPAGWALPGGFVDEGEALAAAAVREAREETGLEVTLVEQLHTYSDPRRDPRHHTISTVFLGRAAGAPKGGDDALRAEAFAWSALPAPLAFDHAEILADARRYLLTGARRRL
- the amrA gene encoding AmmeMemoRadiSam system protein A; its protein translation is MSAPAAAAPLGPVERAALLGVARAAVRARLGLGGAPALPAEGPLAAPGGAFVTLRVRGELRGCLGSFAPRGSLAATVAALAAGAATEDPRFPPLRPEELDDLDLHVSIVAPRRPMRDPSELALGRDGVVVELGWHRGALLPQVAVEEGWDAKTFLERTCLKAGLPPGAWRDPQAKVELFAAEEVGPERLDPARPGM
- the rseP gene encoding RIP metalloprotease RseP, whose translation is MAHVFGASASFAVVALLVVVAFGALVIIHELGHFAAARLCRMRVERFSVGFGPVLLRRRQGETEWALSAVPFGGYVKIAGMGPGEEIAPDDRAAYANQPAWRRFLVILAGPAMNYLFAVLLAAAMLASLGFREPDPAPVIGEIVAGGAAARAGLQAGDRVRSVDGRSIETWKALVEEVVAHPGREARLSVERGGATVELVATPEDKGGAGRLGIGQAARVTRASPAEAVAGGLRVTNERAGEILAGLGQMVTGRQRAELRGPVGIAQEMAKSARAGAAPFISIVWFISIALGLFNLLPLPALDGGRLVFLVYEIVTRRRVNQRVENVVHLAGFVALFGLLLAVTVFGDLARIFR
- a CDS encoding thiol reductase thioredoxin, which produces MGIYRCAACGAVNRSAAGAGARCERCRAALDTSGAPQHVDAAALVTLIASSPAPVLVDFAAPGARASCLAEVASARAGELVCLRVDTAGEPAATAAYRVRQAPTVVLFARGAEVARFAPTAPEAAGQVSRWVAQATRA
- the moaD gene encoding molybdopterin converting factor subunit 1 is translated as MPLTVLYFAGAREAAGLAREALDLPAGTVADLRRALTARHPALARVLPRCRLAVNQEMASDAEPVPDGAEVAVIPPVSGGAPRCRVVERPLALDEAVEAVRGPGRGAVVTFEGDVRGETQGRPVVRLEYEAYLPMAERTLQRVADEVEREHGAAVAIVHRVGHLGPGEAAVVIACAAPHRTPAFRACEAAIERLKHEVPIWKREVFSDGSVWVGLGP
- a CDS encoding response regulator: MKVLIADDDQTIRALLGDMLVDLGHAVVAAANGAEAVELAVREQPDAAILDFLMPKLSGLDALKAMRERGLAMPVVLLTAISDSSIRELEDVQSPAIILEKPFRRRDIARALERATRP
- a CDS encoding HD-GYP domain-containing protein; protein product: MRLFRSTLLLMLAAAVVPSVVLGFVLLREAHATVTLRAAALGLAAALAVALPLSAWFARRLARPVSECVRGALDIARGRFGRQVTVTVRNEIGELAYTFNHMSRELASYDRENRALIAALEAGYLATLRSLASAIDAKDPSTRGHSDRVAELAVEVGRELRLDEPALKALAYGGLLHDVGKIGIPEAILHKAGQLAPAEQELMRAHPAIGAEILRGVAFLEAAAPAVRNHHERWDGGGYPDRLAGEAIPLVARIVNAVDTFDACTSVRPYQQALPGAAAVAVLERLRGSQIDPAVCDALVRVVQRRAGAARDAALATAHV
- a CDS encoding OmpA family protein codes for the protein MRRLALLAALAAAASARADDPTRRGFDADPSRPAALADGAFAVETAAPAPAGAAHAELLVDWVHGLLAAKQGDARLGDLLADRVALHALGSWSLGAVELGADLPFAAWQRSHLDLLTSRGVTGPLVDPIAATAFGDLRLLAKAPLPRVLPLDLAALVDLRLPTGDGRAFLSDGLAVNPQLLAGRALGPVRLDASVGYLFRKSGQYLQLVASDGITYGLGASTALPPLGRLTSWRAVADLSGQLPRALDLSSDRARAPLSVRAGVRARVWRDFAVDVGAGTGLAWFGDAGYGRESFRVFAGLRWERLAAAEREGAGRPGDRDGDGVPDAEDRCPDQPGPAELEGCPDRDGDGVPDLDDRCPDQPGPAQSDGCPPAAGAPLVEVEVERSRIALRDAITFETGRDTLRRESFPILDEVARALLAHPELRRVRVDGHTDNVGGRAYNQDLSARRARAVVRALVERGVAAGRLGSQGFGFERPLASNATALGRAKNRRVEFTILEAGAPGAAQPDGERERRGP
- a CDS encoding HAD family hydrolase produces the protein MIRLAVFDLDGTLVDSRLDLCLAVNHALRALGLPERSLEEVSSFVGEGAALLVERAVAPRVELREAALAAWWEHYQVHLLDHTVLYPGLRELLAALPFPLAVHTNKPGRLARRILEGLGVAERFVEVLGGDEAPRKPSPEGTRALLARRGVAPAEAVLVGDSLVDLALARAVPLRFVAVGWGLVAPERLAAAGAPSPARSAAELAAALGAA
- a CDS encoding RNA polymerase sigma factor, with product MTLEARVQALVAEGRARDATALALRELGPQVLAYLVSLLRNDGDAREVFAQFAEDLWKGLPGFRGDASLRGWAYRIAWHASARWARDPYRQRGRRLETREASALAAEVLTTLGDEARRADRMSALRARLAPEEQTLLILRVDRDLPWREVALVLAEDGRPAPSEAALRKRFERLKEKLGRAARDEGLMD